One genomic window of Coffea eugenioides isolate CCC68of chromosome 1, Ceug_1.0, whole genome shotgun sequence includes the following:
- the LOC113760847 gene encoding UDP-glycosyltransferase 86A1-like, with amino-acid sequence MDCIQQKPHAILVCFPLQGHLNPAVQLAIKLASKGFTITFINTQSIHHQITSNTQKDNDEDIFSDARKSGLDIHYTTVSDGLPLEFDRSLNHDQFMAAMFHVFSAHIDEAVQRLMESGPPVSCLIADSFLVQLGRVAKKHGLLYASFWTQPATVFTIYYHLDLLRLNGHFDCIDRREDAIDYIPGVQSIEPKDLTSYLQEEETNTICHQITFKAIHDAKKADFVLSNNVHELELQAMTDLRKKVPFYAIGPLLEFTKCRVAVATSLWSKSDCTQWLDTKPTGSVLYISFGSYAHVTKNELQEIADGVKLSQVTFVWVLRPDIVSSNDSDPLPKGFREETGDRGMIIPWCFQNQVLSHPAIGGFFTQCGWSSILESIWYAVPLMCFPLIADQPTNRKLVVDWKIGINLCDKSQITKLEVSEKINILMKSGNHELKNIIKELRRTMEHALSREGSSERNMDQFINDFHQAIQKKTQIQSSNCIS; translated from the exons atgGATTGTATACAACAGAAGCCTCATGCCATCTTAGTATGCTTTCCACTACAAGGCCATCTTAATCCAGCAGTCCAGTTAGCGATCAAGCTAGCATCAAAAGGTTTCACCATAACCTTCATCAACACTCAATCCATACATCACCAAATCACATCCAACACTCAAAAGGACAACGATGAAGACATCTTTTCTGATGCAAGGAAATCAGGACTTGATATTCATTACACCACCGTGTCCGATGGTCTTCCTCTAGAGTTTGATAGGTCACTCAACCATGATCAGTTCATGGCTGCAATGTTCCATGTCTTCTCTGCTCACATAGACGAAGCTGTTCAAAGACTTATGGAATCAGGACCTCCAGTGAGTTGCCTGATTGCTGATTCATTCCTTGTGCAGCTTGGGCGTGTTGCAAAGAAACATGGACTTCTGTATGCTTCTTTCTGGACACAACCAGCTACAGTTTTCACCATTTACTATCATCTGGATCTTTTGAGATTAAATGGTCACTTCGATTGCATTG ATAGGCGCGAGGATGCAATAGACTACATACCAGGGGTTCAATCCATTGAGCCTAAGGATTTGACGTCATATCTTCAAGAAGAAGAGACAAACACAATCTGTCATCAGATCACTTTCAAGGCAATCCACGATGCAAAGAAAGCAGATTTTGTGTTAAGCAACAATGTACACGAACTAGAACTCCAAGCCATGACAGATCTCCGGAAAAAAGTGCCTTTTTACGCTATAGGACCCCTATTGGAATTCACCAAATGCCGTGTGGCAGTGGCCACAAGCCTTTGGTCCAAGTCTGACTGCACTCAGTGGCTCGATACCAAGCCTACTGGCTCAGTTTTGTACATTTCCTTTGGAAGCTATGCTCATGTTACAAAGAATGAACTACAGGAGATAGCTGACGGTGTTAAACTAAGCCAAGTAACTTTTGTTTGGGTGCTTCGTCCTGATATTGTAAGCTCTAATGATTCTGATCCATTGCCTAAAGGGTTCAGGGAAGAAACTGGCGACCGTGGGATGATCATACCCTGGTGCTTCCAGAACCAAGTTTTGAGTCACCCTGCAATTGGGGGATTCTTCACTCAGTGTGGTTGGAGCTCAATTTTGGAAAGCATTTGGTATGCAGTACCTTTAATGTGTTTTCCACTCATCGCTGATCAACCCACTAATCGCAAACTAGTGGTTGATTGGAAGATTGGAATCAATCTTTGCGACAAAAGCCAGATCACTAAGCTTGAAGTATCAGAGAAGATTAACATTCTTATGAAATCAGGCAACCATGAGCTCAAAAACATAATCAAGGAACTAAGAAGGACAATGGAACACGCACTGTCAAGAGAAGGATCATCGGAAAGAAACATGGATCAGTTCATCAATGATTTTCATCAAGCTATTCAGAAGAAAACTCAGATTCAATCATCCAACTGCATTTCTTGA